The Solibacillus daqui genome has a segment encoding these proteins:
- a CDS encoding GNAT family N-acetyltransferase gives MLKQRELHETAELYELLRHPSVFPYVRQKATSAEEYLFMTKQLMEEEQNGLTISRTIIDEWGTPIGTISIFDIQDGAGFLGTWIGQPFQGFGYNQKAKLAFLNELFYDYNFNTVFLRIRKENGRSQAAALKLPYVVDAEHSNPSLFNEINQGETKFLLFKIPKDLFYLTTAYTQSEDEEQAM, from the coding sequence ATGTTAAAACAAAGAGAACTACACGAAACTGCAGAACTGTACGAGTTACTACGTCATCCGTCTGTGTTTCCTTACGTACGTCAAAAAGCAACATCTGCCGAAGAATATTTATTTATGACGAAGCAGTTAATGGAAGAAGAGCAAAACGGCTTAACAATATCACGAACGATTATCGATGAATGGGGTACGCCAATCGGTACAATTAGTATTTTTGATATTCAAGATGGTGCCGGTTTTTTAGGCACTTGGATCGGGCAACCTTTCCAAGGCTTTGGCTACAACCAAAAAGCAAAGTTAGCTTTTTTAAATGAGTTGTTTTATGACTATAATTTTAATACGGTATTTTTACGCATTCGCAAAGAAAACGGTCGCTCTCAAGCTGCAGCGCTAAAATTACCTTATGTGGTCGATGCTGAGCACTCAAACCCATCATTATTTAATGAAATCAATCAAGGAGAGACGAAATTTCTCCTATTTAAAATCCCAAAAGACTTGTTCTACTTAACAACTGCTTACACGCAAAGCGAAGACGAAGAGCAAGCAATGTAA
- a CDS encoding undecaprenyldiphospho-muramoylpentapeptide beta-N-acetylglucosaminyltransferase produces MKAKSIILTGGGTAGHVSLNEAIIPSLIEADYDVHYIGSHDGIEKELIGNAFPELPYHSISSGKLRRYFSIQNFTDPFKVLVGIGQAFSTIKKVKPSVIFSKGGFVSVPVVIAAKLANIPVVVHESDVTPGLANKIALPFASHIFTVFKETVKHLPSDKATCTGSIIRQQLFEGNREQGLACCDFTADKKVLLIMGGSLGSVVVNDAVRENLTKLLEKYQIIHLCGKGNIDSSLLNLEGYRQFEYVTDELPDLLYAADFIVSRAGSNSIFEFLALHKPMLLIPLSAAKSRGDQILNARLFKQQGFAHVLDEDTMTIESFYKAVETLVANADEMIDKMLDVEQPKTPSEMVSLITQYEK; encoded by the coding sequence ATGAAAGCAAAATCAATTATTTTAACCGGTGGGGGTACGGCTGGGCACGTCTCGTTAAATGAAGCGATTATCCCATCATTAATCGAAGCAGACTATGATGTGCATTATATCGGATCACATGATGGCATCGAAAAAGAGTTAATCGGCAACGCATTCCCTGAGTTACCGTATCATAGTATTTCAAGCGGGAAATTACGTCGTTACTTTTCGATACAAAATTTTACGGATCCATTTAAAGTGTTAGTCGGCATAGGGCAAGCATTTTCAACTATTAAAAAGGTAAAGCCAAGCGTTATTTTTTCTAAAGGCGGCTTTGTTTCAGTACCGGTAGTGATTGCTGCAAAATTAGCGAATATTCCCGTCGTTGTTCATGAATCAGATGTAACACCCGGATTAGCAAATAAAATTGCCCTGCCATTTGCATCGCATATTTTTACGGTATTCAAGGAAACGGTCAAACATTTGCCAAGTGACAAAGCGACCTGTACCGGCTCGATTATTCGCCAGCAGTTATTTGAAGGCAATCGCGAGCAAGGACTTGCCTGCTGCGACTTTACAGCAGATAAAAAAGTGCTACTAATAATGGGCGGAAGCTTAGGATCTGTTGTAGTAAATGATGCTGTGCGTGAGAACCTAACGAAATTACTTGAAAAATATCAAATCATTCATTTATGTGGTAAAGGGAATATAGATTCGTCTTTGCTAAATTTAGAGGGCTATCGACAGTTTGAATATGTAACGGATGAATTACCTGATTTGTTATATGCAGCCGATTTCATTGTATCACGTGCGGGTTCGAATTCGATTTTTGAATTTTTAGCTCTTCATAAACCGATGCTATTAATTCCATTATCAGCTGCAAAAAGTCGTGGTGACCAAATTTTAAATGCTCGTTTATTTAAGCAACAGGGCTTTGCGCATGTACTTGATGAAGATACGATGACAATAGAGTCATTTTACAAGGCGGTGGAAACACTAGTAGCCAATGCCGATGAAATGATCGACAAAATGCTAGATGTAGAACAGCCAAAGACACCGTCAGAAATGGTTTCATTAATCACACAATACGAAAAATAA